The Paenibacillus polymyxa M1 DNA segment GCCGTAGCCTTCGGCGCGTTAAACGCGGTCGAATGGTTCACGATGGTGGAGATGCATTACCGTCATCATCTTCTTCAAAAGGAGCGGCTGGACGCTTTCTTACAAACTGCAGAGTTATTAGACTAACGGGACACGAAAGTTGAATGTTGACCACAACAGCGGCCAGTCTAGGATTTTATTTTCGCGTCCTTATCTGCCGCTGTTGCATTTGTCGGTCAGTCTAAAACACTTTCTCAAAAGATGACGACCTTTGAAGTGGACAATCGCGTAAAATCAGCAACTCCAGTCTACAACTTTATTTTCTTCGAACATCAGAACCTTTACGTGGCTATGTTTGTTGCAGCAAATTTGATAGAAATCAGGGGTGTTTCTGGAATTTATTCTTACGGGCCATTCGTATGTGTCAGGAATTAGATGTATTTATCGGTTTCATCTCTTGTATAGCTTCCTTCAAACTTTGTGAGCATTGTTCATACAGCTGTTTTCTTTGCTGCTCACTGGAACCAGATGCGAGTTTTTGCAACTCCGTTGTGCATTGCTCCAGCAAAGTCAGCACGGCTTGATTCGAATCCTTCACCTTGCTTAGCTGCACATTATCGCTGTATGGGTCAATATATAGCTCCCCTTGGGTGTCTACCTGGGCAAAAAACACATCTTTGACCGTTAGACTCTTTTCCTTTAGCTTGGCATCCAGCCATTGCTGAGTAATCCCCATATATGCCATTTGTTGTTCCATGAGTTGTCCATCCATAATGACAGCTGTGGGTTCCTTCTCCGGTAATTGCAGCATATTCAGATCCTTAAGTGTCACAGGCTGCTTGTCTTTGGTTAACAGCACGTTGACTTCACCACTGGTTTCCATAAGAGCAAATTCTACATCAGCTACTCTAAATACATTCTTGCTTCGGAGCTGCTCCATGAGTTCATCCAGGGTAAGTCGTTCTTTTCTCAGATTATCCTCTAAAATTTTGCCGTCTTTGATCAGGATGGTTGTCCTTCCATCTGTTATATCTCTGACTTTCTTGCTTTTGATTTGCAGATATTCTATGCCAAGTGTTGTCAGTACCCATACTGACAAGGCTATGAGGCCTAAATACCAAGTGGATTCACGCTCCATAGGAATGGTAGCGGCCAGGTTACCTATCGTGATTCCTGTTATATATTCGAACAAGGAAAGCTGGGATACCTGACGTTTTCCAAGAATTTTGGTGATTAAAAATAATATAGCGACAGCCATTAATGTGCGTATAGCAACCTCGGCCCAATCCTGCATTTGCTCAACCCCATTTCATTTCGCCACAAGGGCGCTACTATTCCAAGGATATCCGCGTCAAGGCACATTTAAACTCCAATTCCCCTAAATTTAAATAACCAAGCTGCCAATAAGCGATGAAATACATTAAAATTTTCTATCGTTCAATTACCATTGTCTATTACACAAGCGATTGACGGAAAAGAGGGAGCAGGATACATTATAGATATAATTCTTATTTAATTCATCGGGATTATAAACATTAAACTCACGGAGGTATGTATATGTCGTCCAAACCTAAAGTTGTAGTGTGGAGCAAAACCGGCTGTCATTTTTGTGGAGAGATCAAATCGTACCTGGAATCCCAAAATCAGCCGTATGAAAATATCCAGGTGGACGGAAATGATGCACTGCGTGATGTGTTGGAGACCAAATATGGTATTCGTTATGTTCCTGTCGTAGAGATAGGTGGAGATAACAAATATGAAGCACTTCTTAACCCGGATCTGGAAGAGCTGGGTAAAGTGCTGGAAAGTTATAATCAAGCGGTATAACAATTATATTCAAGAGAGGTGGAAGAGTCATGGCTAAGAATAGACAAATTAAATTGGGTGCGATTATTCACGGTGTTGGGGGAAGCATGACGACTTGGCGTCACCCTGATGTACCTGCGGATGCAAGTATTAATTTTGATTTTTATA contains these protein-coding regions:
- a CDS encoding DUF421 domain-containing protein — encoded protein: MQDWAEVAIRTLMAVAILFLITKILGKRQVSQLSLFEYITGITIGNLAATIPMERESTWYLGLIALSVWVLTTLGIEYLQIKSKKVRDITDGRTTILIKDGKILEDNLRKERLTLDELMEQLRSKNVFRVADVEFALMETSGEVNVLLTKDKQPVTLKDLNMLQLPEKEPTAVIMDGQLMEQQMAYMGITQQWLDAKLKEKSLTVKDVFFAQVDTQGELYIDPYSDNVQLSKVKDSNQAVLTLLEQCTTELQKLASGSSEQQRKQLYEQCSQSLKEAIQEMKPINTSNS
- a CDS encoding glutaredoxin family protein, producing MSSKPKVVVWSKTGCHFCGEIKSYLESQNQPYENIQVDGNDALRDVLETKYGIRYVPVVEIGGDNKYEALLNPDLEELGKVLESYNQAV